The following proteins are encoded in a genomic region of Xanthomonas cassavae CFBP 4642:
- a CDS encoding phage tail protein I: MSSSPLPPNATPMERALATVAERLAAIPLPYPDLWNPDTCPAGHLPWLAWTLSVDDWKADWSDAVKRSRLRSAMAIQRRKGTANSVRMVIESFGGAVAIREWWQQEPRSAPHTFELALTLTGADGQSASARFVEEVIAEVERTKPVRAHFTFTQGFQAEARLNVVARGRTTLFLRLQGEAS, from the coding sequence TTCACCGCTACCGCCAAATGCCACGCCGATGGAGCGCGCCCTGGCCACTGTCGCCGAGCGCCTGGCCGCGATCCCCTTGCCGTATCCGGACCTGTGGAACCCGGACACGTGCCCGGCAGGCCATTTGCCGTGGCTGGCCTGGACACTCTCGGTGGATGACTGGAAAGCCGACTGGAGCGATGCGGTCAAGCGCTCGCGCCTGCGTAGCGCCATGGCAATCCAGCGCCGCAAGGGCACCGCCAACAGCGTGCGGATGGTGATCGAGTCGTTCGGCGGCGCGGTGGCCATTCGCGAGTGGTGGCAGCAGGAGCCGCGCAGCGCCCCGCACACCTTCGAGCTGGCACTGACGCTGACCGGCGCCGACGGGCAAAGCGCCAGCGCCCGGTTCGTAGAGGAAGTCATTGCCGAGGTCGAGCGCACCAAGCCCGTGCGCGCGCATTTCACTTTCACCCAAGGATTCCAGGCCGAGGCCCGACTCAACGTCGTGGCACGCGGCAGAACCACTTTGTTCCTGCGCCTGCAGGGCGAGGCGAGCTAG
- a CDS encoding phage tail protein encodes MPGLKLKITTAGRQALVNAEQTGTRALTIAAVGLTSAAFAAKAELTALPSEIKRLTTIGGAVTAKDTIHVSVRDESNAVYSCYGFGLYLADGTLFASYGQPALLVEKSGAASVLLAIDVVLADVDTAQITFGDTNFTDPAATVDVPGVLRLATDAQAIAGVDKERAVSPANLLASLDQRLGEMGPTEFIKGLLSRPNAATARSVLGIRTAALSDAGHGNGLDADTLDGRQGEWYRDFRNLLNVPQSFLLPGQIVVMASLYPPNGLLVCDGAAISRARYPALFGAIGTIYGAGDGSTTFNVPKIKDGTVITHTSLAKAVGSYGAGQVISHAHGATAAAVGDHAHYTALGAAGIHAHGASSNPAGDHAHGAWTDTQGWHGHSGSTSASGDHQHPGVIPSGSVNGYGVYRERDNDAAPSDGWTGAGGNHAHSFGTDGAGNHAHNIGMNGSGNHTHGIGIAEGGNHVHVVDHRGAGAHNHAITVNAAGGGDNLPAGLRMTYCIAY; translated from the coding sequence ATGCCCGGACTCAAACTCAAGATCACCACCGCCGGCCGCCAGGCCCTGGTCAACGCCGAGCAAACCGGCACCCGTGCATTGACCATCGCCGCCGTGGGGCTGACCAGCGCCGCCTTCGCGGCTAAGGCCGAGCTCACCGCGTTGCCTTCGGAGATCAAGCGCCTGACCACCATCGGGGGAGCGGTCACGGCGAAGGATACGATCCATGTTTCGGTGCGCGACGAATCCAATGCCGTCTACAGCTGTTACGGATTCGGCTTGTATCTGGCCGATGGCACACTGTTCGCTTCCTATGGCCAGCCCGCGTTGCTGGTGGAGAAGTCCGGCGCCGCGTCCGTACTCCTAGCGATCGACGTCGTGCTGGCCGACGTGGACACCGCCCAGATCACCTTCGGCGACACCAACTTTACCGACCCGGCGGCAACCGTCGACGTGCCGGGCGTGCTGCGCCTGGCCACCGACGCCCAGGCCATCGCGGGCGTGGACAAAGAGCGTGCGGTGTCGCCGGCCAACCTGCTTGCGTCGCTCGACCAGCGCCTGGGCGAAATGGGGCCAACCGAATTCATTAAGGGACTATTGTCGCGTCCCAACGCAGCGACTGCGCGCAGCGTCTTGGGAATTCGCACGGCTGCACTCAGCGACGCCGGCCACGGCAATGGCCTGGATGCGGACACCCTGGATGGGCGCCAGGGCGAGTGGTACCGCGATTTCCGCAACCTGCTCAATGTGCCGCAGTCGTTTCTGCTACCCGGCCAAATAGTGGTGATGGCCTCGCTGTATCCGCCCAATGGCTTGCTGGTCTGCGATGGAGCGGCGATCTCACGCGCCAGGTACCCTGCCCTGTTCGGCGCCATCGGCACGATCTACGGCGCAGGCGACGGCAGCACCACCTTCAACGTGCCCAAGATCAAGGACGGCACGGTCATCACCCATACCAGCCTGGCGAAGGCGGTGGGTTCGTACGGCGCCGGCCAGGTCATCTCTCATGCGCATGGCGCCACTGCAGCCGCCGTGGGCGACCACGCGCACTACACCGCGCTCGGCGCAGCCGGTATTCACGCCCACGGTGCCAGCAGTAACCCAGCGGGTGACCACGCCCATGGCGCGTGGACCGATACGCAGGGCTGGCACGGCCACAGCGGCAGCACCAGCGCCTCCGGCGACCACCAGCACCCGGGCGTAATTCCGTCAGGCTCGGTCAATGGCTATGGCGTCTATCGGGAGCGCGACAACGACGCGGCACCTTCCGATGGCTGGACAGGCGCCGGCGGCAACCACGCCCACAGCTTCGGCACCGACGGCGCGGGCAACCACGCACACAACATCGGCATGAACGGCTCCGGCAACCACACCCACGGCATCGGCATCGCCGAAGGCGGCAATCACGTCCACGTGGTGGACCACCGTGGTGCCGGTGCTCACAACCACGCCATCACCGTCAATGCCGCCGGCGGCGGCGACAACCTGCCTGCCGGTCTGCGCATGACCTACTGCATCGCTTATTGA
- a CDS encoding phage baseplate assembly protein V, producing the protein MDNASAALSNAIRLGTVAEVNPANARCRVQVSEMLTDYLPWVVTLAGTTIVWSAPAIGEQVVVLSPAGDLADGLVLRGLYSDQFAAPAASDTLHVLRFGDGAQIHYDTDAHALQATLPSGGTATITADGGITLNGPLTVNGETTLNGDTTIAGTATASTDVVGGGISLKNHKTTGVTAGSALSGGPQ; encoded by the coding sequence ATGGACAACGCATCGGCCGCACTGAGTAATGCCATTCGCCTCGGCACTGTGGCCGAGGTAAATCCGGCTAACGCGCGATGCCGCGTGCAGGTCAGCGAGATGCTGACCGACTACCTGCCCTGGGTGGTCACCCTGGCCGGCACCACCATCGTCTGGTCGGCGCCGGCGATCGGCGAGCAAGTCGTGGTGCTGTCGCCTGCTGGCGACCTGGCCGATGGCCTGGTGCTACGCGGCCTGTACTCCGACCAATTCGCAGCGCCTGCCGCGTCCGACACGCTGCACGTGCTGCGCTTTGGCGATGGTGCGCAGATCCACTACGACACCGATGCGCACGCGCTGCAGGCAACGCTGCCCAGCGGAGGCACCGCGACCATCACCGCCGATGGCGGCATCACGCTCAACGGGCCGCTGACCGTCAACGGCGAGACGACGCTCAACGGCGACACCACGATCGCCGGCACCGCGACTGCAAGCACCGATGTCGTGGGCGGCGGAATCAGCCTCAAGAACCACAAGACCACCGGTGTGACCGCCGGCAGCGCACTCAGCGGTGGCCCGCAGTGA
- a CDS encoding GPW/gp25 family protein — translation MIGVDATTGRVIEGEQHLAQSIACILTTPIGTREQRRDFGSLLPELIDQPFNGATHTLLYGATATALMRWEPRLRLTRVDLVVGDAPGSFVLTLEGDRTDVAPANARSRLTIPLRFRSS, via the coding sequence GTGATCGGCGTCGATGCCACCACCGGGCGTGTGATCGAGGGCGAGCAGCACCTGGCCCAGTCGATCGCCTGCATCCTGACCACGCCCATCGGCACGCGTGAGCAGCGCCGCGACTTCGGCTCGCTGCTGCCCGAGCTGATCGACCAGCCGTTCAACGGCGCCACCCACACGCTGCTCTACGGCGCGACCGCCACCGCGTTGATGCGCTGGGAGCCGCGTTTGCGCCTGACGCGCGTCGACTTGGTCGTCGGCGATGCACCCGGCAGCTTCGTGCTGACCCTGGAGGGTGATCGCACCGACGTTGCCCCCGCCAATGCGCGTTCGCGCCTGACCATCCCGCTCCGCTTCCGCTCGTCCTGA
- a CDS encoding phage tail sheath subtilisin-like domain-containing protein, with amino-acid sequence MLITDVGTRTIRTVSTAVVGLVATAADADDAVFPLNKAVLITDVLGAIASAGTQGTLRATLQGITDQTNPVTIVVRVAEDADAAKTTANVIGEAKSSGYTGLYALLAAQAQLGVRPRILGAPGLDTLPVAKALTTIAKKLRAMAYVRPVAETVAEAVTYRGQFSDRELMLIWPDFLAFDTATSTTTAAYATARALGLRAKIDTDQGWHKSLSNVPVAGVTGISKDVHWDLQDPATDAGVLNEGDITTLVTFNGQRFWGSRTCAEDRMFAFETATRTAQILADTIAEGVAFYVDKPMHPSLVKDLLETINAKFRDLKSSGYLIDANAWYDSSVNSATTLADGALRIDYDYTPVPPLENLQLYQKITTSYLADFADRVNA; translated from the coding sequence GTGCTGATCACCGATGTNGGCACGCGCACCATCCGCACCGTCTCCACGGCTGTCGTCGGCCTGGTGGCCACGGCCGCCGATGCGGATGATGCTGTCTTCCCGCTCAACAAGGCGGTGCTGATCACCGATGTCCTCGGTGCGATCGCCAGCGCCGGCACCCAGGGCACCTTGCGCGCCACGCTGCAGGGCATTACCGACCAGACCAACCCAGTGACCATCGTGGTCCGAGTGGCAGAGGACGCAGATGCGGCCAAGACCACCGCCAACGTGATCGGCGAGGCCAAATCCAGCGGCTACACCGGCCTGTACGCGCTGCTCGCCGCGCAGGCGCAGCTGGGCGTGCGCCCGCGCATTCTCGGCGCGCCTGGCCTGGACACGCTGCCGGTGGCCAAGGCGCTGACCACCATCGCCAAGAAGCTGCGTGCCATGGCCTATGTGCGCCCCGTGGCCGAGACCGTCGCCGAGGCGGTCACCTACCGTGGGCAGTTCAGCGACCGCGAGCTGATGCTGATCTGGCCGGACTTCCTGGCCTTCGATACCGCCACCAGCACCACGACGGCCGCGTATGCCACCGCGCGGGCACTCGGCCTGCGCGCCAAGATCGACACCGACCAGGGCTGGCACAAGAGCCTGTCCAACGTGCCGGTGGCCGGTGTCACCGGCATCTCCAAGGATGTGCACTGGGATCTGCAAGATCCGGCCACCGATGCGGGCGTACTCAACGAAGGCGACATCACCACGCTGGTGACGTTCAACGGGCAACGCTTCTGGGGCTCGCGCACCTGCGCCGAAGACCGCATGTTCGCCTTCGAGACGGCCACGCGTACCGCGCAGATCCTGGCCGACACGATCGCCGAGGGCGTGGCGTTCTACGTCGACAAGCCCATGCATCCCTCGCTGGTCAAAGACCTGCTGGAAACGATCAACGCCAAGTTCCGCGACCTGAAGTCGTCGGGTTACCTCATTGATGCCAACGCCTGGTACGACAGCTCGGTCAACAGCGCCACCACGTTGGCCGATGGCGCGCTGCGCATCGACTACGACTACACCCCGGTGCCGCCGCTGGAGAACCTGCAGCTGTACCAAAAGATCACCACCAGCTACCTGGCCGACTTTGCCGACCGCGTCAACGCGTAA
- a CDS encoding phage major tail tube protein produces MALPKKLKALNLFNDGESYLGLVVEVKLPTLSRKMEEYRGGGMNGPVDIDFGQEKIELEWKCGGLMRGVLNQYGATTHNAVQLRFAGAYQRDDSGEVDAVEVVVRGRHSEIDPGTGKSGDDTEFSVKTSASYYKLTINGATVIEIDLVNMTEIVNGVDLLAAQRRAIGA; encoded by the coding sequence ATGGCCCTGCCCAAGAAACTCAAAGCGCTCAACCTGTTCAACGACGGTGAGAGCTATCTCGGCCTGGTGGTCGAGGTGAAGCTACCCACGCTGTCGCGCAAGATGGAGGAATATCGTGGCGGCGGCATGAACGGCCCGGTCGACATCGACTTCGGCCAGGAGAAGATCGAGCTCGAATGGAAGTGCGGCGGCCTGATGCGCGGCGTGCTGAACCAATACGGCGCCACCACGCACAATGCCGTGCAGCTGCGCTTTGCCGGCGCCTACCAGCGCGATGACAGTGGCGAGGTGGATGCGGTGGAGGTGGTCGTGCGCGGCCGCCACAGCGAGATCGATCCCGGCACCGGCAAGTCCGGCGATGACACTGAGTTCTCGGTCAAGACCTCCGCCAGCTACTACAAGCTGACTATCAACGGCGCCACCGTGATCGAGATCGATCTGGTGAACATGACCGAGATCGTCAACGGCGTGGATCTGCTGGCCGCCCAACGCCGCGCCATCGGCGCCTGA
- a CDS encoding phage tail assembly protein → MTPTFSPAIPLDQPITRGEQTITDLKVRKPGAGELRGLKLTDVLQLDVTALATLLPRISSPTLTTADVNAMDPADLLALGQEVQVFFLPKAQREADFPTA, encoded by the coding sequence ATGACCCCGACCTTTTCCCCAGCCATTCCCCTCGACCAGCCCATCACGCGCGGCGAGCAGACCATCACCGACCTCAAGGTGCGCAAGCCCGGCGCAGGCGAACTGCGCGGCCTCAAGCTGACCGACGTGCTGCAGCTGGATGTCACCGCCCTGGCAACACTGCTGCCGCGCATTTCCTCGCCCACGCTGACCACCGCCGACGTCAATGCGATGGATCCTGCCGACCTGCTGGCCCTCGGCCAGGAGGTGCAGGTTTTTTTCTTGCCGAAGGCGCAGAGGGAAGCGGATTTCCCGACTGCGTAG
- a CDS encoding GpE family phage tail protein codes for MADIAAIFHWPPSEMDGWSLHELTAWRERARLRSGAE; via the coding sequence ATGGCCGACATCGCGGCCATCTTCCACTGGCCACCGTCTGAAATGGACGGCTGGTCGCTGCACGAACTCACGGCGTGGCGCGAGCGTGCCCGCCTACGAAGCGGAGCCGAATGA
- a CDS encoding phage tail protein, with amino-acid sequence MMMSYGTFVFALDSAAYLQLQRQMSWRHATSERVGARAASQFLGPGDENIELSGLIAPELTGTRESLDTLRHLAAVGEPLPLVDGAGVVYGPYLLLSINETASLFFEDGTPRRIEFQLSLRRTDDVAAEAAAA; translated from the coding sequence ATGATGATGTCCTACGGCACGTTTGTGTTTGCCCTCGATAGCGCCGCATACCTGCAGCTGCAGCGGCAGATGAGCTGGCGCCACGCCACCAGTGAGCGCGTCGGTGCGCGAGCAGCCAGCCAGTTCCTGGGACCAGGCGATGAGAACATCGAGCTGTCGGGCCTGATCGCGCCCGAACTCACTGGCACCCGCGAGTCTTTGGACACGCTGCGACATCTTGCGGCCGTTGGTGAGCCGCTACCACTGGTGGATGGAGCGGGCGTGGTGTACGGACCATACCTGCTGTTGTCGATCAACGAGACCGCTTCGCTGTTCTTCGAGGACGGCACGCCGCGACGGATTGAGTTCCAACTAAGCCTGCGTCGCACGGACGACGTTGCGGCCGAGGCGGCCGCCGCATGA
- a CDS encoding phage late control D family protein: MSYPIPQWRVVLDGTDITERIAPRLLDLTLTECRSGEADQLDLRIHDHDGKMALPKRGVRLTVALGWKDTGLVDKGAFIVDEVEYSGAPDIITVRARSADLTASARTRRERSWHNTTLGAVLKTLASEHGLTPRVAEALARTKLSHLDQANESDMNLLTRLGHRFDAVATVKGGALVFAPIGAGTTATGKPLPTVALTRRDGDQHRYSVADRDAYTGVRAYWVDKGKARRQSVLAGKDDNVKRLRESYANEATARQHAXWVDKGKARRQSVLAGKDDNVKRLRESYANEATARQHARAELERVKRGLAKFDYTLAIGRADLFPEQSLTVSGFKPEIDKQCWLIAKTTHAINGSSGFTTSLELENTH; this comes from the coding sequence ATGAGCTACCCGATTCCGCAGTGGCGCGTGGTGCTCGATGGCACAGACATCACCGAGCGCATCGCACCGCGCCTGCTCGATCTCACCCTCACCGAATGCCGCAGCGGCGAGGCCGACCAGCTAGACCTGCGCATCCACGACCACGACGGCAAGATGGCGCTGCCTAAACGCGGCGTGCGCCTGACTGTGGCGCTGGGCTGGAAAGACACCGGCCTGGTCGACAAAGGCGCCTTCATCGTGGACGAGGTGGAGTACAGCGGCGCGCCCGACATCATCACTGTGCGCGCGCGTAGCGCCGATCTGACCGCCAGTGCGCGCACGCGGCGCGAGCGCAGCTGGCACAACACCACGCTGGGCGCAGTGCTCAAAACGCTCGCAAGCGAGCATGGATTGACGCCGCGCGTCGCCGAGGCACTGGCACGCACCAAGCTCTCCCATCTCGACCAGGCCAACGAGAGCGACATGAATCTGCTCACCCGACTGGGCCATCGCTTCGATGCGGTGGCAACGGTGAAGGGAGGTGCGCTGGTGTTTGCGCCGATCGGCGCCGGCACCACGGCGACCGGCAAACCACTGCCGACTGTCGCCCTGACGCGGCGCGACGGCGACCAACACCGCTACTCCGTTGCCGACCGGGATGCCTACACCGGTGTGCGCGCCTACTGGGTGGACAAAGGCAAGGCGCGGCGGCAATCGGTGTTGGCGGGCAAGGACGACAACGTCAAGCGCCTGCGCGAGTCGTATGCCAATGAGGCAACGGCACGCCAACATGCGCNCTGGGTGGACAAAGGCAAGGCGCGGCGGCAATCGGTGTTGGCGGGCAAGGACGACAACGTCAAGCGCCTGCGCGAGTCGTATGCCAATGAGGCAACGGCACGCCAACATGCGCGCGCGGAGCTGGAGCGGGTGAAACGCGGCTTGGCGAAGTTTGACTACACACTTGCGATTGGGCGGGCTGACCTATTCCCAGAGCAAAGCCTCACGGTGAGCGGCTTCAAACCGGAGATTGATAAGCAATGCTGGCTGATTGCAAAGACCACCCACGCCATCAACGGCTCAAGCGGTTTCACCACTTCGCTTGAGTTGGAGAATACGCATTGA
- a CDS encoding radical SAM protein, whose product MDLCTTLLPKTLTFITTYRCTAACTQCCFESSPKVKGRLGRDEMIRALHDVKNRFKSLRAVVFTGGEATLLKDDLVAIIAEATSLGLVTRIVSNGSWGKTKATAKRLAGKLARAGLCELNISTGKDHQEWVPQESVVNAVEAAFHAGVLTLVTVEADTADSAKLAALMKDPTLKTLRSRGVIVQSNSWMSFKDTGEERDHALTTGRRATPCEQIHSNIAVTPYGEVSACCGLTLEHIPEMKLGTMDEGVSDTYLRQCDDFLKYWLRMDGPGEIVRKVMGDERADELLSDSVHICEDCAVLHKNPEIRERIAATYEQFVPEVMSRYALTSAIDQLVERKECGR is encoded by the coding sequence ATGGATCTGTGCACAACGTTGTTGCCGAAAACACTTACTTTCATCACCACTTACCGATGCACTGCAGCCTGCACTCAGTGCTGTTTTGAAAGCAGTCCCAAGGTCAAAGGACGGCTTGGTCGCGACGAGATGATTCGGGCACTTCACGATGTAAAAAATCGCTTTAAGTCGCTGCGTGCAGTGGTGTTCACAGGCGGCGAAGCGACCTTGCTGAAAGATGACCTTGTTGCCATCATCGCGGAGGCCACTTCTCTGGGTTTGGTCACGCGTATTGTCTCTAATGGCTCTTGGGGAAAAACGAAGGCTACGGCCAAGCGCTTGGCTGGCAAGCTGGCCCGCGCAGGCTTGTGCGAGTTAAACATCAGTACCGGCAAGGACCACCAAGAATGGGTTCCACAGGAATCAGTCGTCAACGCAGTGGAGGCGGCATTTCATGCTGGCGTACTTACCTTGGTGACCGTCGAAGCGGATACAGCAGACAGTGCAAAACTGGCAGCACTCATGAAAGACCCAACCTTGAAGACCCTCCGATCAAGGGGTGTGATTGTCCAGTCGAACAGTTGGATGTCGTTCAAGGACACTGGTGAGGAGCGAGACCACGCGCTTACAACGGGACGACGTGCCACGCCATGCGAACAGATCCACAGCAACATTGCCGTCACTCCGTACGGCGAGGTCTCGGCGTGCTGTGGGCTCACGTTGGAGCACATTCCCGAAATGAAGTTGGGGACAATGGATGAAGGTGTTTCCGACACATATCTACGCCAGTGTGATGACTTCCTCAAATACTGGCTGCGCATGGACGGCCCGGGGGAAATCGTGCGCAAGGTCATGGGCGATGAGCGCGCTGATGAATTGCTGTCCGATTCTGTACACATCTGCGAGGACTGCGCCGTACTGCACAAAAACCCCGAGATTCGCGAGCGAATTGCTGCTACTTACGAGCAATTCGTTCCAGAGGTGATGAGCCGCTACGCACTCACCTCGGCTATCGATCAACTTGTCGAACGAAAGGAGTGTGGACGGTGA
- a CDS encoding helix-turn-helix domain-containing protein, giving the protein MTVGKRLKDERKRLGLTQDEMAVQLGLTRYAQLNFEKDINLPGGAYLLAALDRGVDVMYVLSGHRAQLDPSDRLLLSAFKDASPAARNAVLAALGLVSDASSSKTGAGPVVSFNNSEVGSVISTTASIDQGNMQIIVGGRKKKKS; this is encoded by the coding sequence ATGACTGTGGGGAAACGCCTGAAGGACGAGCGCAAGCGGCTTGGCCTGACGCAGGACGAGATGGCCGTGCAGCTGGGGCTGACGCGCTACGCGCAACTGAACTTCGAGAAAGACATCAACCTGCCCGGCGGAGCGTATCTATTGGCCGCGCTGGACCGTGGCGTTGATGTCATGTACGTGCTGTCTGGACACCGAGCGCAGTTGGATCCCTCCGATAGGCTTTTGCTGTCTGCGTTCAAAGATGCGTCACCGGCTGCTCGCAACGCTGTACTTGCTGCATTGGGCTTGGTAAGCGATGCCTCGTCTTCCAAGACTGGGGCCGGCCCGGTTGTGTCGTTCAACAACAGCGAAGTCGGCTCGGTGATTTCTACAACCGCATCGATCGATCAGGGCAACATGCAGATCATTGTTGGCGGACGTAAAAAAAAGAAGTCCTGA
- a CDS encoding DNA-binding protein — translation MPLKSQLQQFTPRSPEQARQWLEANGVTVSAFARQNGVDRSVVHDLLRGRSQGKYGESHRAAIALGLKAPPNSATKIPTAKSSRG, via the coding sequence ATGCCCCTCAAGAGTCAACTGCAACAGTTCACGCCTCGCAGCCCGGAACAGGCGCGACAGTGGCTTGAGGCAAATGGCGTCACGGTCTCGGCATTCGCCAGGCAAAACGGCGTGGATCGGTCGGTTGTGCATGACCTGCTCCGCGGCCGTTCTCAGGGAAAATACGGCGAGTCTCATAGGGCGGCGATCGCCCTTGGCCTCAAGGCACCGCCCAATAGTGCCACAAAAATCCCAACTGCCAAGAGCTCAAGGGGGTGA
- a CDS encoding ogr/Delta-like zinc finger family protein: MFGRKKIVFRCEACSARLIKRTSVLAHKFLRHDSYVCENPMCGATYTGHSELTGIASPSGVPTAHSELPPTPAYQRAQALQAYRESLGDRQLDLIPMGGEPLFPHL, encoded by the coding sequence ATGTTCGGTCGGAAAAAGATCGTTTTTCGCTGCGAAGCATGCAGTGCAAGGCTCATCAAACGCACCAGCGTCCTTGCACATAAGTTCCTGCGGCACGACTCGTATGTCTGCGAGAACCCGATGTGTGGCGCAACCTACACAGGCCATTCGGAGTTGACGGGTATTGCCAGCCCCAGCGGCGTACCCACCGCACATAGCGAGCTTCCACCAACACCGGCCTATCAGCGCGCCCAAGCGCTGCAGGCCTACCGCGAATCGCTGGGCGACCGCCAGCTGGACTTGATCCCCATGGGCGGCGAGCCGCTCTTCCCTCACCTCTGA
- a CDS encoding KilA-N domain-containing protein: MNNELLPPVLCIANLQIRRDAAGRYCLNDLHQAAGGEDRHSPNRFTRAITFQSLVTELTPEMAFAPFESMRGGMAPGTYVVKELVYAYAMWISPRFHIEVIRAYDALVTASSGSAGRAPAAATAALHQARMQAVARLYRARHPAEQVALHAQATQLSLALDLPRPALPAAVVALQNGQETLARFWLAVDAGLSAGQLQNHARRNDVLAFNLPQVRQYAARSGIALPESTALTGALRSCPRLLHVNRAYNSPAIGRAVKCWVFAK, translated from the coding sequence ATGAACAACGAGCTGTTGCCCCCCGTTCTCTGCATCGCGAATCTGCAGATCCGCCGCGATGCCGCTGGCCGTTACTGCCTCAACGATTTGCATCAGGCCGCGGGCGGAGAGGATCGCCATAGTCCTAACCGCTTCACGCGGGCCATCACCTTCCAGAGTCTGGTCACCGAGCTAACGCCAGAAATGGCGTTTGCGCCCTTCGAGTCGATGAGGGGCGGCATGGCGCCGGGTACCTACGTCGTCAAGGAACTTGTTTACGCCTACGCGATGTGGATCTCGCCACGCTTCCATATTGAGGTCATCCGCGCCTACGACGCCCTGGTAACTGCCAGCTCGGGTAGCGCCGGTCGCGCACCAGCCGCCGCAACTGCAGCGCTTCACCAAGCCCGCATGCAAGCAGTCGCTCGGCTTTATCGCGCACGCCATCCGGCCGAGCAGGTAGCCCTGCATGCGCAGGCCACACAGCTTTCCCTGGCGCTGGATCTGCCTCGACCCGCGCTGCCGGCGGCGGTCGTCGCCCTGCAGAACGGCCAGGAGACGCTGGCAAGGTTCTGGCTGGCGGTCGATGCCGGCCTGTCCGCCGGGCAGTTGCAAAACCACGCTCGCCGCAACGATGTGCTGGCATTCAACCTGCCTCAGGTCAGGCAATACGCTGCCCGAAGCGGCATCGCGTTGCCCGAATCCACCGCGCTGACCGGCGCGCTTCGCTCTTGTCCGCGACTGCTGCACGTCAATCGTGCCTACAACAGCCCGGCCATCGGGCGCGCAGTCAAATGCTGGGTGTTCGCCAAATGA
- a CDS encoding DUF7696 family protein — protein MSDEDTEAHRRQCEARYWLRQGYTDAKSVGLLQQLVAAKRGDQAAQDLREEMPEQWKSRQQWQRDQLL, from the coding sequence ATGAGCGATGAGGACACGGAAGCCCACCGGCGCCAGTGCGAGGCGCGCTACTGGCTGCGGCAGGGCTACACCGACGCCAAGTCGGTCGGCCTGCTGCAGCAACTGGTCGCCGCCAAGCGCGGCGACCAAGCGGCACAGGATCTGCGCGAGGAAATGCCGGAACAGTGGAAGAGCCGTCAGCAGTGGCAGCGGGACCAGCTGCTATGA